A part of Sandaracinaceae bacterium genomic DNA contains:
- a CDS encoding zinc dependent phospholipase C family protein — translation MRRLLALAVWLLPATAAANGAYTHVHMSQLAHEMLAPGELRELLDTERPALEAGSMFPDSGYAVSDEYGELAHWERFLDAYVRYLRDTYAGDYRSAEARAHVAFLLGVASHGMADQSYDTTLLARAFEVDGPEDAEHPVDQYADYFLVIDHEVAFRVPAFAPYESLPAVIRDASGGHEVSPSTLMDAMRRMETLTGVQSDARIAVGLYWDAWGSYPFLGTHVYNPRAVGSVTWTAGLIAEYWRVVWARLRGADAPDADLVIRTVPEDGGANWPVDRSESEAWGRVAIWFGYGVDRDQITPLVTMTDDAASPVPIRFETAYGGRERNLLFVVPEAPLRHDTVYTVEIGGGVETISGAVTSAPTLFSFRTRCPEDRLADCPPLDPPLVTGPIPERPPARPRVDGGPRDAGASPAPAGGCAAWPSRSSPHLALLLPLLLVLRRTR, via the coding sequence ATGCGCCGTCTGCTCGCGCTCGCCGTCTGGCTGCTCCCCGCGACCGCGGCCGCGAACGGCGCCTACACGCACGTGCACATGTCGCAGCTCGCGCACGAGATGCTCGCGCCCGGGGAGCTACGCGAATTGCTCGACACGGAGCGCCCTGCCCTCGAGGCCGGCTCGATGTTCCCCGACTCGGGCTACGCGGTCAGCGACGAGTACGGGGAGCTGGCCCACTGGGAGCGCTTCCTCGACGCCTACGTGCGCTACCTGCGCGACACCTACGCGGGCGACTACCGCTCGGCCGAGGCGCGCGCCCACGTCGCGTTCCTGCTCGGCGTCGCCTCGCACGGCATGGCGGACCAGAGCTACGACACCACGCTGCTCGCGCGCGCCTTCGAGGTGGACGGCCCCGAGGACGCCGAGCACCCCGTCGATCAGTACGCCGACTACTTCCTCGTCATCGATCACGAGGTCGCCTTCCGCGTGCCCGCGTTCGCGCCCTACGAGTCCTTGCCGGCGGTGATCCGCGACGCGTCGGGCGGGCACGAGGTGAGCCCCTCGACGCTGATGGACGCGATGCGCCGCATGGAGACCCTGACGGGAGTGCAGTCGGACGCGCGCATCGCGGTCGGGCTCTACTGGGACGCGTGGGGCAGCTATCCTTTCCTCGGCACCCACGTCTACAACCCGCGCGCCGTCGGCTCCGTGACGTGGACCGCGGGCCTGATCGCCGAGTACTGGCGCGTGGTGTGGGCCCGGCTGCGCGGCGCGGACGCGCCCGACGCCGACCTCGTGATCCGCACCGTGCCCGAGGACGGCGGCGCCAACTGGCCCGTCGACCGGAGCGAGAGCGAGGCGTGGGGCCGCGTCGCCATCTGGTTCGGCTACGGCGTGGACCGCGATCAGATCACCCCGCTCGTGACCATGACCGACGACGCGGCGAGCCCGGTGCCCATCCGCTTCGAGACCGCGTACGGTGGCCGCGAGCGCAACCTGCTCTTCGTCGTGCCCGAGGCGCCGCTCCGCCACGACACCGTCTACACGGTCGAGATCGGCGGCGGCGTGGAGACCATCAGCGGCGCGGTGACGAGCGCGCCGACCCTGTTCTCGTTTCGCACCCGCTGCCCCGAAGACCGCCTCGCGGATTGCCCTCCCCTGGATCCCCCGCTGGTCACCGGCCCGATCCCGGAGCGCCCTCCGGCCCGGCCCAGAGTGGACGGCGGCCCCCGTGACGCGGGCGCCTCGCCCGCCCCCGCCGGCGGCTGCGCGGCCTGGCCCTCCCGGAGCTCTCCCCATCTGGCTTTGCTGCTCCCGCTCTTGCTCGTGCTTCGCCGCACGCGCTGA
- a CDS encoding RNA polymerase factor sigma-32, producing the protein MAVSEHDHSEEGQEPDELEEDGDDLEDRDDDLEDPDAEAVEGEVVDDDEVSSALPVSTKTKKGGKGGGSIARRDPLQAYMRDVQRYPLLTREQEHDLAVKYHEGGDVEAAARLVTANLRLVVKIAYDYRRAYKNLLDLVQEGNIGLMQAVKKYDPYKGVKLSSYAAWWIRAYILRFILNNHRLVKLGTTQAQRKLFFNLKKEKAKLSAMGIEPTAEVIAKRLDVPKKEVTNMERRLSGGEMSLDAPVSQGAEGRPTARVELMASPNRRVDDVLADQEVSRMLSEKIHEYGATLEGKEAVIFTDRLIAEDPRTLQDLGDEFGVSRERVRQIEKRLQGKLKKYLEKELGEQVIG; encoded by the coding sequence ATGGCAGTGAGCGAGCACGATCACAGCGAAGAAGGGCAGGAGCCCGACGAGCTCGAGGAGGACGGCGACGACCTCGAGGATCGAGACGACGACCTCGAAGATCCCGACGCGGAAGCGGTCGAGGGCGAGGTGGTCGACGACGACGAGGTGAGCTCCGCGCTCCCCGTCTCCACCAAGACCAAGAAGGGCGGCAAGGGCGGCGGCTCGATCGCCCGGCGCGATCCCCTCCAGGCCTACATGCGCGACGTGCAGCGCTACCCGCTGCTGACCCGCGAGCAGGAGCACGACCTCGCGGTGAAGTACCACGAGGGTGGGGACGTCGAGGCGGCGGCCCGGCTCGTCACCGCGAACCTGCGGCTCGTGGTCAAGATCGCCTACGACTACCGGCGCGCGTACAAGAACCTCCTCGACCTCGTGCAGGAGGGGAACATCGGCCTGATGCAGGCGGTGAAGAAGTACGACCCCTACAAGGGCGTCAAGCTCTCGAGCTACGCCGCCTGGTGGATCCGCGCGTACATCCTGCGCTTCATCCTGAACAACCACCGCCTGGTGAAGCTCGGCACCACGCAGGCCCAGCGGAAGCTCTTCTTCAACCTGAAGAAAGAGAAAGCGAAGCTGTCGGCGATGGGCATCGAGCCCACGGCCGAGGTCATCGCCAAGCGCCTCGACGTCCCGAAGAAGGAGGTCACGAACATGGAGCGGCGCCTCTCCGGGGGAGAGATGTCGCTCGACGCGCCGGTGAGCCAGGGCGCGGAGGGCCGGCCGACCGCGCGGGTGGAGCTGATGGCGTCGCCCAACCGCCGGGTCGACGACGTGCTCGCGGATCAGGAGGTCAGCCGCATGCTGTCCGAGAAGATCCACGAGTACGGAGCCACGCTCGAGGGCAAGGAGGCGGTCATCTTCACCGATCGCCTCATCGCCGAGGATCCGCGCACGCTCCAGGATCTCGGCGACGAGTTCGGGGTCAGCCGCGAGCGCGTCCGCCAGATCGAGAAGCGCCTGCAGGGCAAGCTCAAGAAGTACCTGGAGAAAGAGCTCGGCGAGCAGGTGATCGGGTGA
- the gspN gene encoding type II secretion system protein GspN, whose translation MTDRLKKILFYAVACPLFFLFSLVVGAYFTFPYDHVRDFIVQEAERGGSLQLEITSLEPDWVTGVEAEGVRVATVSDDADGPPPELLIRRANARVGLLSLLGGDTDIDYALELDGGGTLEGNYAKSEESLHIEAEIQRVDLRRVGLIRDAIGLPMTGRLEGNIDLTVGAEAAATEGSADLTIRNLSVADGETALQIDGLGSSGLTLEQMNLGTLRLRAEVERGAARIQELHADGEHAEIWGTGSVRLVQPLQLSSVDMLFRINFEDAYKTSSPRMEGLFALLEVNPQIRPARTPNGAFQWRIQGSFGGRMRMVPSGRAPMPEAE comes from the coding sequence ATGACCGATCGACTCAAGAAGATCCTGTTCTACGCGGTGGCGTGTCCACTGTTCTTCCTGTTCTCGCTGGTGGTGGGCGCGTACTTCACGTTCCCCTACGACCACGTGCGCGACTTCATCGTGCAGGAGGCCGAGCGCGGCGGATCGCTGCAGCTCGAGATCACGAGCCTCGAGCCCGACTGGGTCACCGGGGTCGAGGCGGAGGGCGTGCGCGTGGCCACGGTTTCGGACGACGCCGACGGGCCGCCGCCCGAGCTGCTCATCCGCCGGGCGAACGCGCGCGTCGGCCTGCTGTCGCTGCTCGGCGGCGACACCGACATCGACTACGCGCTCGAGCTCGACGGGGGCGGAACGCTCGAGGGCAACTACGCCAAGAGCGAGGAGAGCCTGCACATCGAGGCCGAGATCCAGCGCGTGGATCTACGGCGCGTGGGTCTGATCCGCGACGCCATCGGGCTCCCGATGACGGGCCGGCTCGAGGGCAACATCGACCTGACCGTCGGCGCCGAGGCGGCGGCCACGGAGGGCTCGGCCGACCTGACCATTCGCAACCTCTCGGTCGCGGACGGCGAGACCGCGCTGCAGATCGACGGGCTCGGATCGAGCGGCCTGACGCTCGAGCAGATGAACCTCGGCACCCTGCGCCTGAGGGCCGAGGTCGAGCGCGGCGCGGCGCGCATCCAGGAGCTGCACGCGGACGGCGAGCACGCGGAGATCTGGGGCACGGGCAGCGTGCGCCTCGTGCAGCCGCTCCAGCTCAGCAGCGTCGACATGCTCTTCCGGATCAACTTCGAGGACGCCTACAAGACGTCGAGCCCCCGCATGGAGGGGCTCTTCGCGCTGCTCGAGGTGAACCCGCAGATCCGGCCCGCGCGAACCCCCAACGGCGCCTTCCAGTGGCGCATCCAGGGCAGCTTCGGCGGCCGCATGCGCATGGTCCCCAGCGGCCGCGCGCCCATGCCCGAAGCCGAGTAG
- the rsmI gene encoding 16S rRNA (cytidine(1402)-2'-O)-methyltransferase produces MTGRLSVVATPIGNLDDVTLRALQTLREADAILAEDTRRTRVLCTHHGVQTPLRAFHAHSSDEKVAAFARELAEGASFALVTDAGTPLVSDPGARLVTAAAALGVRVEPIPGPSAPLAALSASGLRVGAFRFVGFLPRSGVRRKKAMAAMREAEEATVLFEAANRLAKTLRELSDAIGPERPAAVCRELTKLHEEIARGSLSELAARFAEGARGEVTLVVEGRGEETEDAPLDRDAALDRARALLDEGLRTKEAARQLSEELSVPSGEAYALVLEARVLEARDLEAREG; encoded by the coding sequence GTGACGGGCCGGCTCTCGGTCGTCGCCACGCCCATCGGAAACCTCGACGACGTCACGCTCCGCGCGCTCCAGACGCTGCGCGAGGCGGACGCCATCCTCGCCGAGGACACCCGACGCACGCGCGTGCTCTGCACCCACCACGGCGTGCAGACGCCGCTCCGTGCCTTCCACGCCCACAGCTCGGACGAGAAGGTCGCCGCCTTCGCGCGGGAGCTGGCCGAGGGCGCCTCCTTCGCGCTGGTGACCGACGCGGGCACGCCGCTGGTCAGCGATCCGGGCGCCCGCCTGGTGACCGCGGCCGCGGCGCTCGGCGTCCGGGTCGAGCCCATCCCCGGGCCCAGCGCGCCGCTGGCCGCGCTCAGCGCGTCGGGCCTGCGCGTGGGCGCGTTCCGCTTCGTCGGCTTCCTCCCGCGCTCGGGCGTCCGCCGCAAGAAGGCGATGGCGGCGATGCGCGAGGCGGAGGAGGCGACGGTCCTCTTCGAGGCCGCGAACCGGCTCGCCAAGACCCTGCGGGAGCTCTCCGACGCGATCGGGCCCGAGCGACCGGCGGCGGTGTGCCGGGAGCTGACCAAGCTGCACGAGGAGATCGCGCGCGGCTCCCTCTCCGAGCTGGCGGCGCGCTTCGCCGAGGGCGCGCGCGGCGAGGTGACGCTGGTCGTGGAGGGGCGCGGGGAGGAGACCGAGGACGCGCCGCTGGACCGCGACGCGGCGCTGGACCGGGCGCGGGCGCTGCTCGACGAGGGGCTGCGCACCAAGGAGGCGGCGCGCCAGCTCTCGGAGGAGCTGTCGGTCCCGAGCGGCGAGGCGTACGCGCTGGTCCTCGAAGCACGGGTCCTCGAAGCGCGGGACCTCGAAGCACGCGAAGGCTGA
- a CDS encoding type II secretion system protein GspK — protein MTPQAHGSSILGLGGSMDSRARDWRPPHPHSIRRGAGAREKGIALVLAIIAIMILAVVLSDMHENTGTSYALASTQRDRLQAEYMAKSGLNLTRMLIGNEQPIRQAVAPFYQAVLQRPPPQLPIWSYANDILAPFCNYEAAQGNIELTGVDFSAATGLGENPASCEIIAFAENSKLNVNNPLHMGGDRGRLNVAQQVFAMTGGYQASSPYDPLFERRDADNQITTRLDIVGALIDWWDYDTQRTVFDPGANSVDSNSGAEDDVYAQFRDPYQVKNAPFDTLEELRYIRGVGDDFWATFVEPDPDDPRSRRITVYGSGKVHLNEAEPAVLLARTCAILVDQPLCTNPAEAAKFIQIIGTARSLAPIPWFGNIPDYIQFLRGQGDSGELRPMLESVLGADNALLPAPVTVSPEAERFFHQGFVTGAAIIFIQSTGRVGACDETDEDAVGRCTSIRFRSVVNFDPPWTPPPPNAGSMPRMGVFHHFRID, from the coding sequence ATGACCCCGCAGGCACATGGCTCCTCCATCCTGGGCCTCGGCGGCTCGATGGACTCGCGCGCGAGGGACTGGCGGCCGCCCCACCCGCACTCGATCCGGCGCGGGGCCGGCGCGCGCGAGAAGGGCATCGCGCTCGTGCTCGCGATCATCGCGATCATGATCCTCGCCGTCGTGCTCTCGGACATGCACGAGAACACCGGCACCTCCTACGCGCTGGCGAGCACGCAGCGCGACCGGCTGCAGGCCGAGTACATGGCCAAGAGCGGGCTGAACCTGACCCGCATGCTCATCGGCAACGAGCAGCCCATCCGCCAGGCCGTCGCGCCCTTCTACCAGGCCGTGCTCCAGCGCCCGCCGCCCCAGCTGCCGATCTGGAGCTACGCGAACGACATCCTCGCGCCCTTCTGCAACTACGAGGCGGCGCAGGGGAACATCGAGCTGACCGGCGTGGACTTCAGCGCCGCGACCGGCCTCGGGGAGAACCCCGCGAGCTGCGAGATCATCGCCTTCGCCGAGAACTCGAAGCTCAACGTGAACAACCCGCTGCACATGGGCGGCGACCGCGGGCGGCTCAATGTCGCGCAGCAGGTCTTCGCGATGACCGGCGGCTACCAGGCGTCGAGCCCCTACGACCCGCTCTTCGAGCGCCGCGACGCCGACAACCAGATCACCACCCGCCTCGACATCGTCGGCGCGCTGATCGACTGGTGGGACTACGACACGCAGCGCACCGTCTTCGACCCCGGCGCCAACAGCGTCGACAGCAACTCGGGCGCCGAGGACGACGTCTACGCGCAGTTCCGCGACCCCTACCAGGTGAAGAACGCGCCCTTCGACACCCTCGAGGAGCTCCGCTACATCCGCGGCGTCGGCGACGACTTCTGGGCCACCTTCGTCGAGCCGGATCCCGACGACCCGCGCAGCCGGCGCATCACCGTCTACGGCTCGGGCAAGGTGCACCTCAACGAGGCCGAGCCCGCCGTCCTGCTGGCTCGCACCTGCGCCATCCTCGTCGACCAGCCGCTCTGCACCAACCCCGCCGAGGCGGCGAAGTTCATCCAGATCATCGGCACCGCGCGCTCCCTCGCGCCCATCCCGTGGTTCGGCAACATCCCCGACTACATCCAGTTCCTGCGCGGCCAGGGCGACTCGGGCGAGCTGCGCCCGATGCTCGAGTCCGTGCTCGGCGCCGACAACGCGCTGTTGCCCGCGCCGGTCACCGTCTCCCCCGAGGCCGAGCGCTTCTTCCACCAGGGCTTCGTCACCGGCGCCGCCATCATCTTCATCCAGTCGACGGGGCGCGTCGGCGCCTGCGACGAGACCGATGAAGACGCCGTCGGCCGCTGCACCTCCATCCGCTTCCGGTCGGTCGTGAACTTCGATCCGCCCTGGACCCCACCGCCGCCGAACGCGGGCTCGATGCCCCGCATGGGCGTCTTCCACCACTTCAGGATCGACTGA